Genomic DNA from Streptomyces sp. NBC_01571:
GGCATGATCGTCTCACTGGAGTTCAACCGGGAGATCCGCAACCGGGCCGCCGTCGAGCGCGCGATCCACGTGGAGGCCAGCCCGGCGGTCGAGATCCGCCCGCACTGGTTCGGCAAGGACCGTCTCGACTTCCGGCCCGAGAGCTACTGGAAACCGGGGACCGAGGTGACGGTCGACCTGCGCCTGCGCGACGTGGAAGGAGCGCCGGGCGTGTACGGACTCCAGTCCAGGACCACGAGCTTCACCGTCGGCCGCAGCCAGGTCTCGCTCGTCGACGCCTCCGACCACACCATGGAGGTCCGCCGCGACGGCGACCTCCTCACCACCGTGCCGATCACCGCGGGCTCCCCCGAGAACACGACCTACAACGGGAAGATGGTCGTCATGGAGATGCTGGAGGTGACACGGATGAACAGCCGCACGGTCGGGTTCGGCGGCGAGTACGACATCCCCGACGTCCCGCACGCGATGCGGCTCACCGACTCCGGGACCTTCCTGCACGGCAACTACTGGTCGGGCGACGTCTTCGGCTCCACCAACGTCAGCCACGGCTGCGTCGGTCTGCGGGACGTGAAGGGCGGCGGCTCCGAGACCCCAGCGGGCTGGTTCTTCGACCGCAGCCTGATCGGCGATGTCGTCGAGGTCGTCCACAGCAAGGACAAGAAGGTCGCCCCCGACAACGGGCTCGGAGGATGGAACATGGGCTGGGCGAAGTGGAAGGCGGGCGGCGCGGCGAAGTAGCCGCGGCGGGCTGCGGGCACCGGGGTGCGAGCGGGCGGGGACAGACAGGAACCCAGCCCGCCCCCACACGGTTGAAGTTGGGACTGAACGGTGACAATCCCGGGGATCCATCGCTTCTGACCGTGTGATTAATTAGCGCGATACGCGCGGGGACGCGCTGGGGTGCGGGCCTGATCAGGCCGTGCGAGGGGAGAACAAACGTGAACGGGCGACCGATATCGGGGGCGTCGGTTGGTGCGCGGACCCGGGGGAGCAAGGGAGTCCTGGCACTGCTGCTGGGCGTGCTGCTGCTCGCCGTGACCGCCTGCGGCGGGGGAGGGAGTTCGGACTCCGGCTCCGGCGAGGGCAAGGGCAAGAGCACCGGCAGCGCCGGGAAGGCGGACACCAAGGCCTCGCAGGCCGTGGTGACCATCGCTCCGAAGGACGGCAGCGACGGTGTGGCCACCAGCGGTGCCCTCAAGGTGACCGCGGCCAAGGGCAAGCTGACCGAGGTGAAGGTCGAGGACACCAAGGGCAAGGCGGTGGACGGGGCGATAACCGGCGGGGGAACCGCCTGGACGCCCGCCACCCACCTCGCCGCCGCCACCAAGTACAAGGTCCACGCGGTGGCCAAGGACACCGACGGCCGTGAGGCGGCCGAGGAGTCCGCGTTCACCACGCTGACCCCGAAGAACACCTTCGTCGGTCTCTTCACGCCCGAGGACGGTTCCACGGTCGGCGTCGGAATGCCGTTCTCGGTCCGTTTCACCCGGGGCATCACGCACCCAGCGGACGTCGAGAAGGCGATCACGGTCAAGACCCAGCCGGCCGTGGACGTCCAGGGCCACTGGTTCGGCAACGACCGCCTCGACTTCCGTCCCGAGCAGTACTGGAAGGCCGGCACGAAGGTCACCGTCACGCTCAACCTCGACGGCGTCGAGGGCCGGCCCGGTGTCTACGGCAAGCAGGCCAAGACGGTGTCGTTCACGATCGGCCGCAGCCAGGTCTCCACGGTCGACGCGAAGACCCACAAGATGGTCGTCAAGCGTGACGGCAAGGTCCTCAAGACCATCCCGATCACCACGGGCAAGCCGGGCTACGACACCTGGAACGGCCAGATGGTCATCAGCGAGCAGCTCCGGGTGACCCGGATGAACGGCGAGACGGTCGGCTACGGCGGCGAGTACGACATCAAGGACGTGCCGGACGCCCAGCGCCTGACCGACTCCGGCACCTTCATCCACGGCAACTACTGGGGCGGCGACGCCTTCGGCAACTACAACGCCAGCCACGGCTGTGTGGGCCTGCGCGACGTCCGCGGCGGCGGCGACCGCAGCGCGCCCGCCGCCTGGTTCTTCGACCACTCGATCATCGGTGACGTGGTGGTCGTCAAGCGCTCCAACGACCGTACGGTCGCCCCGGACAACGGCCTCAACGGCTGGAACATGTCCTGGGAGAAGTGGACCGCCTGACCGTTCGTCCCGGCCTCGACACGGGCCCGGTGTGCTGTGACCCGGCACACCGGGCCCGTTGTCGTTAGCGCGCGTTAACCTGCCTGCATGACTGTGCATCTCGAAGTGGCCGAAGGCGTCGGCACGATCCGCCTGGACCGCCCTCCCATGAACGCGCTGGACATCGCCACCCAGGACCGTCTCAAGGAACTCGCCGAGGAGGTCACCCGGCGTACGGACGTACGCGCGGTGGTCATCCACGGCGGGGAGAAGGTGTTCGCGGCGGGCGCGGACATCAAGGAGATGCAGGCCATGGACCACGCGACGATGATCGTCAGGTCCCGGGCCCTGCAGGACTCCTTCAGTGCCGTGGCCCGCATCCCCAAGCCCGTCGTCGCGGCCGTCACCGGTTACGCGCTCGGCGGCGGCTGCGAGTTGGCGCTCTGTGCGGACTTCCGCATCGCCGCGGACAACGCCAAGCTCGGGCAGCCGGAGATCCTGCTCGGTCTGATCCCGGGCGCCGGCGGCACCCAGCGGCTCTCCCGGCTGATCGGACCCTCCAAGGCGAAGGACCTCATCTTCACGGGCCGGATGGTGAAGGCCGACGAGGCGCTCTCGCTCGGGCTGGTGGACCGGATCGTCCCCGCCGCCGAGGTGTACACCGAGGCGTACACCTGGGCCGCGA
This window encodes:
- a CDS encoding Ig-like domain-containing protein — encoded protein: MGPRRAGAALAAALTWAALLAGAAGCTSGTMDEVLGKPPAAEDVIQVSPADNSKNVRARQELRVRVADGRLESVQVVKDQDAQESAVPGHLTADGLAWQPDAPRLALGAKYTVDVVALDGHGRRTARHTTFTTYVPEERFIGYATPENRSTVGTGMIVSLEFNREIRNRAAVERAIHVEASPAVEIRPHWFGKDRLDFRPESYWKPGTEVTVDLRLRDVEGAPGVYGLQSRTTSFTVGRSQVSLVDASDHTMEVRRDGDLLTTVPITAGSPENTTYNGKMVVMEMLEVTRMNSRTVGFGGEYDIPDVPHAMRLTDSGTFLHGNYWSGDVFGSTNVSHGCVGLRDVKGGGSETPAGWFFDRSLIGDVVEVVHSKDKKVAPDNGLGGWNMGWAKWKAGGAAK
- a CDS encoding Ig-like domain-containing protein; the encoded protein is MNGRPISGASVGARTRGSKGVLALLLGVLLLAVTACGGGGSSDSGSGEGKGKSTGSAGKADTKASQAVVTIAPKDGSDGVATSGALKVTAAKGKLTEVKVEDTKGKAVDGAITGGGTAWTPATHLAAATKYKVHAVAKDTDGREAAEESAFTTLTPKNTFVGLFTPEDGSTVGVGMPFSVRFTRGITHPADVEKAITVKTQPAVDVQGHWFGNDRLDFRPEQYWKAGTKVTVTLNLDGVEGRPGVYGKQAKTVSFTIGRSQVSTVDAKTHKMVVKRDGKVLKTIPITTGKPGYDTWNGQMVISEQLRVTRMNGETVGYGGEYDIKDVPDAQRLTDSGTFIHGNYWGGDAFGNYNASHGCVGLRDVRGGGDRSAPAAWFFDHSIIGDVVVVKRSNDRTVAPDNGLNGWNMSWEKWTA
- a CDS encoding enoyl-CoA hydratase/isomerase family protein; this translates as MTVHLEVAEGVGTIRLDRPPMNALDIATQDRLKELAEEVTRRTDVRAVVIHGGEKVFAAGADIKEMQAMDHATMIVRSRALQDSFSAVARIPKPVVAAVTGYALGGGCELALCADFRIAADNAKLGQPEILLGLIPGAGGTQRLSRLIGPSKAKDLIFTGRMVKADEALSLGLVDRIVPAAEVYTEAYTWAAKLAQGPAIALRAAKESIDTGLETDLETGLAVERNWFAGLFATEDRERGMRSFVEEGPGKAKFL